In Aureibaculum algae, the following are encoded in one genomic region:
- a CDS encoding GH92 family glycosyl hydrolase, translating to MSNKFFIIGWVFALIGISCSNKTEPSEKKLTSYVNTFIGTDGPGNTYPGATVPYGMVQLSPDIGIPGWDRISGYFYQDSIITGFSHTHLTGTGAGDLYDLLVMPTNSRFNERIKDNNFKPFSKFSHDKESASPGYYSVDLLDYGIKAELTTTLRTGIHRYTFPKDSLSQIHIDLGYALNWDRPTDTYIKVVNKHTIEGYRKSSGWAKDQRLYFTIQLSKDFDSYDLYNNDTLVEVSTKGKNTKIVLNYTTKKEEQIVLKTGLSTANNEGSRKSLDVEAPDFNFDSYREQADEIWEEQLQKIKVTMLTDEQTRIFYTMLYQSMLAPTLLSDLNGNYKGANDTIMKASGFDRYDTFSLWDTYRAAHPLFTILHPDKVTDFVKSMLAHYKETGLLPVWSMQGNETNMMIGYHAVPVIVDAYFKGINDFDVDMAYEACKVSAMDNARKIDLYKDFGHIPVDEENENWSVSKTLEYAYDDWCIAQFAKDLGKNEDYNYFLKRSEYWRNVYDAESSFMRPKLANGEFIKDFVPKEYSKYFCESNAWQYFWSVPQNIGGLIEVTGGKDRFEEKLDSMFSLNPLPTDELPIFSTGMIGQYAHGNEPSHHVGYLYNYIDKPYKTQKIIRQILESQYKNTPDGHCGNEDCGQMSSWYIFSALGFYPVNPAEGIYSFGSPIIKDAKLSLKDGKTFEIKVKNNSKENIYIQSIQLNGEELHRNKILHSEIMNGGTLIFTMGKKPAKIN from the coding sequence ATGTCAAATAAATTTTTTATAATAGGTTGGGTTTTTGCCTTAATTGGGATATCCTGTTCTAACAAAACAGAACCTTCAGAAAAAAAATTAACATCTTATGTAAACACCTTTATTGGTACAGATGGTCCTGGTAATACATACCCTGGAGCAACAGTACCTTATGGAATGGTGCAATTAAGTCCTGATATTGGTATCCCTGGTTGGGATCGGATTTCAGGCTATTTTTACCAAGACTCCATCATTACTGGATTTTCTCACACCCATTTAACGGGAACAGGAGCTGGTGATTTGTATGATTTATTGGTAATGCCTACCAATAGCCGTTTTAATGAAAGAATTAAAGATAATAACTTTAAACCTTTTTCTAAGTTCTCTCATGATAAAGAATCGGCATCACCAGGATATTATTCCGTTGATTTATTAGATTATGGAATAAAAGCAGAACTGACAACAACTTTAAGAACAGGAATTCATAGATATACTTTTCCAAAAGATAGTTTATCTCAAATACATATCGATTTGGGATATGCTTTAAATTGGGATAGACCTACGGATACCTATATAAAGGTTGTTAATAAACACACTATTGAAGGTTATCGTAAATCTTCAGGTTGGGCAAAAGACCAACGTCTTTATTTTACTATCCAGCTTTCTAAAGATTTTGATTCTTACGATTTATATAACAATGATACTTTAGTAGAAGTGTCCACAAAAGGGAAAAATACGAAGATTGTTTTAAATTATACAACTAAGAAAGAGGAACAGATTGTATTGAAAACGGGACTTTCAACAGCAAATAATGAAGGTTCTAGAAAGTCTTTAGACGTTGAAGCTCCAGATTTCAACTTTGATTCTTATCGAGAGCAAGCAGACGAAATTTGGGAAGAACAACTTCAAAAAATAAAGGTGACTATGCTCACAGATGAGCAAACACGTATTTTTTATACAATGCTTTACCAATCGATGTTGGCACCAACTTTATTAAGTGATCTCAATGGAAATTATAAAGGAGCAAATGATACTATTATGAAAGCTTCTGGTTTTGATCGTTATGATACGTTTTCATTATGGGATACCTATAGAGCAGCTCACCCTTTATTTACAATTTTACATCCTGACAAGGTAACCGACTTTGTAAAATCAATGTTAGCACATTATAAGGAAACAGGTTTATTACCCGTCTGGTCTATGCAAGGAAATGAAACTAATATGATGATAGGTTACCATGCAGTACCTGTAATTGTGGATGCTTATTTTAAAGGAATAAATGATTTTGATGTTGACATGGCCTATGAAGCGTGTAAAGTCAGTGCAATGGATAATGCTAGAAAGATTGATTTATATAAAGATTTTGGCCATATCCCTGTTGATGAAGAAAATGAGAATTGGTCGGTTTCAAAGACCTTAGAATATGCTTATGATGATTGGTGTATTGCACAATTTGCAAAAGACCTTGGTAAAAATGAGGATTATAATTATTTTTTAAAGCGTTCAGAATATTGGAGAAATGTTTATGATGCTGAAAGTTCATTTATGAGGCCTAAGTTGGCTAATGGTGAATTCATAAAAGATTTTGTGCCGAAAGAATATTCGAAATATTTTTGCGAGAGTAATGCATGGCAATATTTCTGGTCCGTTCCGCAAAATATTGGAGGTTTAATTGAAGTTACTGGGGGTAAAGATCGCTTTGAAGAGAAATTAGATTCAATGTTCTCGTTAAACCCATTACCAACCGATGAATTACCCATTTTCAGTACTGGAATGATTGGTCAATACGCTCATGGGAATGAACCGAGTCATCATGTAGGGTATCTGTATAATTACATTGATAAACCATATAAAACACAGAAAATTATCAGACAAATTTTAGAATCGCAATATAAAAACACTCCTGATGGGCATTGTGGAAATGAAGATTGTGGGCAAATGTCTTCTTGGTATATTTTTAGTGCATTGGGCTTTTATCCAGTTAACCCTGCAGAAGGTATTTATAGTTTTGGATCACCAATTATTAAAGATGCTAAATTGAGTTTAAAGGATGGTAAAACATTTGAAATAAAAGTAAAAAATAATTCAAAAGAGAATATTTATATACAATCAATCCAATTAAACGGAGAGGAGTTACATAGAAATAAAATCTTACACTCAGAAATTATGAATGGGGGTACATTGATTTTTACTATGGGTAAAAAACCAGCAAAAATAAATTAA
- a CDS encoding glycoside hydrolase family 130 protein — MKTKTQHKNQVIPWQDQPEGNNDIIWRYTENPIINRYDIPSSNSIFNSAVVPFEGGYAGVFRCDNKAVQMNIFAGFSKDGIHWDINHEPIIMQAGNTQMIESAYKYDPRVVFIEDRYWITWCNGYHGPTIGIGYTFDFKEFFQCENAFLPFNRNGVLFPEKINGKYAMLSRPSDNGHTPFGDIYISYSPDMKYWGEHRVVMKATPFEESAWQCTKIGAGPIPILTDDGWLMIYHGVINTCNGFRYAMGTAILDKDNPDKVKYRTRDYLLGPAVDYEMVGDVPNVVFPCAALHDFEQDKLAIYYGAADTAVALAFGKLSNVLEFTKQNSL; from the coding sequence TTGAAAACAAAAACACAACATAAAAATCAGGTAATTCCATGGCAAGATCAGCCAGAGGGAAACAATGATATCATTTGGAGATATACAGAAAATCCAATTATTAATAGATATGACATTCCAAGTTCAAACAGTATTTTTAACAGTGCTGTAGTACCTTTTGAAGGTGGTTATGCAGGCGTGTTTAGATGCGATAACAAGGCCGTTCAAATGAATATTTTCGCAGGGTTCAGTAAAGATGGAATTCATTGGGATATTAATCATGAACCTATAATTATGCAAGCTGGAAATACTCAGATGATTGAATCTGCCTATAAATATGATCCTAGGGTCGTTTTTATAGAAGATAGGTACTGGATTACTTGGTGTAATGGCTATCATGGTCCAACCATTGGTATTGGTTATACATTTGATTTTAAAGAGTTTTTTCAATGTGAAAATGCATTTTTACCTTTCAATAGAAATGGGGTTTTATTTCCGGAAAAAATAAATGGTAAGTATGCTATGTTAAGTCGCCCAAGTGACAATGGACATACACCTTTTGGTGATATATATATAAGCTATAGCCCAGATATGAAATATTGGGGAGAACATAGAGTAGTAATGAAAGCTACGCCTTTTGAAGAAAGTGCTTGGCAATGCACTAAAATTGGAGCTGGACCAATACCTATTTTAACAGATGATGGTTGGTTAATGATTTACCATGGAGTTATCAATACCTGTAATGGTTTTAGATACGCTATGGGTACTGCTATTTTAGATAAGGACAATCCTGATAAGGTAAAATATAGAACTAGAGATTATTTATTAGGCCCTGCTGTTGATTATGAAATGGTAGGTGATGTTCCTAATGTGGTTTTTCCTTGTGCAGCTTTACATGATTTTGAACAAGATAAATTAGCAATTTATTATGGTGCTGCAGATACAGCAGTTGCATTGGCGTTTGGAAAATTGAGTAATGTTTTAGAGTTTACCAAACAGAATAGTTTATAG
- a CDS encoding carbohydrate-binding family 9-like protein, translating to MKYIVKLTFVFSVFTSLIACAQLKENLPRTHIAYKATEEISIDGFANEDAWQNVPWSENFIDIEGVKNPLYRTNVKMLWDEHFYYILAKIEEPHVWANLKQRDTIIFYNNDFEVFIDPDGDSHNYFEIEVNALNTVWELFVAKPYRESGEQILNDWNITGLKTAVHVDGTLNNPNDTDKGWTVEIAIPWKTFRKTYFENNVPRDKFWRVNFSRVNWDYDLVNGKYDRKKGENEKYLPEYNWVWSSMGVINMHEPEKWGYVYFSTKKAGEKDTFSIPDDEKIKWKLFELYRNQKAYYYKNKKFSTSLDEVGFSNITIKNSNIKLIMDNHSTGFNISAKSPFTGKTIIIKEDGKLLVK from the coding sequence ATGAAATATATAGTAAAATTAACATTTGTATTTAGTGTTTTTACTTCTTTAATTGCTTGTGCTCAATTAAAAGAGAATCTTCCTCGTACTCATATTGCCTATAAGGCCACAGAAGAAATTTCAATTGATGGTTTCGCAAATGAAGACGCTTGGCAAAATGTACCTTGGTCAGAGAATTTTATTGATATTGAAGGTGTTAAAAATCCATTATATAGGACAAATGTTAAAATGTTATGGGATGAACATTTCTATTACATTTTAGCAAAAATAGAGGAGCCACATGTATGGGCAAATCTTAAACAGCGAGATACTATTATTTTTTATAACAATGATTTTGAGGTTTTTATAGATCCAGATGGAGATTCACATAATTATTTTGAAATAGAAGTTAATGCTTTAAATACCGTTTGGGAATTATTTGTGGCCAAACCTTATAGAGAATCAGGGGAACAAATACTTAATGATTGGAATATTACGGGGTTAAAAACAGCAGTTCATGTTGATGGAACTTTAAATAACCCCAATGATACGGACAAAGGATGGACTGTTGAGATTGCCATTCCATGGAAAACATTTAGAAAGACTTATTTTGAAAATAATGTTCCGCGAGATAAGTTTTGGAGAGTGAATTTTTCTCGTGTCAATTGGGATTATGATTTGGTAAATGGTAAATATGATCGAAAAAAAGGGGAAAACGAAAAGTATTTACCTGAATATAATTGGGTTTGGTCTTCTATGGGAGTTATCAATATGCATGAACCTGAAAAATGGGGATATGTTTATTTCTCAACAAAAAAAGCAGGAGAAAAAGATACATTTAGTATTCCAGATGACGAAAAAATTAAATGGAAACTCTTTGAATTGTATCGAAATCAAAAAGCGTATTATTATAAAAATAAGAAGTTTTCAACATCATTAGATGAAGTAGGTTTTTCAAATATTACAATTAAGAATTCGAATATTAAATTGATTATGGATAATCATTCAACGGGCTTCAATATAAGTGCAAAAAGCCCTTTTACTGGAAAAACAATTATTATAAAAGAAGATGGTAAACTTTTAGTAAAGTAA
- a CDS encoding glycoside hydrolase family 2 TIM barrel-domain containing protein encodes MNIKKIILSIGLVTFGFATSTSQNEKPYWLNEKINEENREPMHASYFVYENEQLANQNDWRASTNYVDINGVWKFQFKENPADISENFFATDLNDTDWDNFTIPANWEMKGYSYPIYTNTGYEFGNLIKIDPPMVPETQNPTGVFRKWVNVSDSWIDKDIFLHVGAAKSNLEVWINGKYVGYGEDGKLAQEFKLNTAIKPGKNLIVLKVMRWSDGAYLECQDFWRMSGITRDSFLYSRSKVHLKDVEIIPDLDNNYENGTLKITPTFSYIPKKDKHSLEIQLMDDAETVAQATISSLALNGDKVINLKVTNPKKWSAEIPNLYTLRLKLKDKKGTVIEVVDQNIGFRKIEIKSGQLLANGKPIYLKGVNRHEIDPIDGQTVSRERMEEDVKLLKEFNFNAVRTSHYPNDPYFYELCDTYGIYVVDEANIESHGMGYDPTKTLANNPDWEIAHLQRLERMVERDKNHPSIIIWSMGNEAGNGYNFYRGFLWMKNRDSSRPTQYERANLGWDANVRFDWDSDIINPMYSSPGGMDKYINKEHDSTRPYIMCEYAHAMGNSLGNYKDYWDVFREHENFQGGFIWDMIDQSIYKEKEDGTTIFAYGGDFGPKDVPSDNNFLNNGVFSPDRKPNPHAFEAKFVHQDILTSWTDETKSEISIFNEFFFKDLKNVELYWHLIVDGKVTKEGVVTNLEVLPQDTKNIKLPFQMPQSKYKEAFVNISYRLKNAEPFLPKGHIIAKEQLAFNKSNLEPLEIVGSEKFKVLKTNDNITFSSGDVVFTFDKSSGLLSNYQYKNNNILVEGALLKPNFWRAPIDNDYGAGLQNKLKVWKEPLVDLEPKIFKVENKKDHTVSVQVMYRLDAVFSDLEINYTLNSLGELMVKQNLSIDEKGETPMLFRYGLIMQLPKTFENIIYYGRGPMENYSDRNYSTDVGIYDQTVTDQYYPYIRPQETGNKTDVRWYKLSNNKVNLTITSDNLFNATAMHYTQEQLDDGDKKDQRHASEIFESDITELKIDLKQMGLGSIDSWGSIPLEKYRLTDKNYSFQFKITPSSK; translated from the coding sequence ATGAACATTAAGAAAATCATATTGAGTATCGGGTTGGTAACTTTTGGTTTTGCTACTAGTACTTCGCAAAATGAAAAGCCTTATTGGCTAAACGAGAAAATAAACGAAGAAAATAGAGAGCCGATGCATGCGTCTTATTTTGTTTATGAAAATGAACAATTGGCCAACCAAAATGACTGGAGAGCATCTACTAATTATGTTGACATAAATGGAGTATGGAAATTTCAGTTTAAAGAAAATCCCGCTGATATTTCTGAAAACTTTTTCGCTACAGATCTTAATGATACGGATTGGGATAATTTTACAATTCCTGCCAATTGGGAAATGAAAGGATATAGCTATCCAATTTATACAAATACAGGCTACGAGTTTGGTAATTTAATTAAAATAGATCCTCCTATGGTACCCGAAACACAAAACCCTACGGGTGTGTTTAGAAAATGGGTGAATGTATCAGATAGTTGGATAGATAAAGATATTTTTTTGCACGTTGGTGCTGCCAAATCTAATTTAGAAGTTTGGATAAATGGCAAATATGTTGGTTATGGTGAAGATGGAAAATTAGCACAGGAATTCAAATTAAATACCGCTATAAAACCTGGCAAGAATTTAATCGTTTTAAAAGTAATGCGATGGAGTGATGGAGCTTACTTGGAATGTCAAGATTTTTGGAGAATGAGTGGTATTACTCGAGATTCATTCTTGTATTCACGCAGCAAAGTGCACTTGAAAGATGTTGAAATTATTCCTGACTTAGATAATAATTATGAGAATGGTACTTTAAAAATTACACCAACATTTTCTTATATTCCTAAAAAAGATAAACATTCGCTCGAAATTCAATTGATGGATGACGCAGAAACTGTAGCTCAAGCAACAATTAGTTCGTTAGCTCTTAATGGAGACAAAGTCATAAACTTGAAGGTGACTAATCCTAAAAAATGGTCTGCAGAAATTCCAAATTTATACACACTTCGTTTAAAATTAAAAGATAAAAAAGGAACAGTTATCGAAGTTGTAGATCAAAATATAGGCTTCCGTAAAATTGAAATAAAAAGTGGTCAATTGTTAGCTAATGGTAAGCCCATTTATTTAAAAGGTGTTAATCGACATGAAATTGACCCTATCGATGGACAAACAGTTTCGCGAGAACGAATGGAAGAGGATGTTAAATTATTAAAAGAATTTAATTTTAATGCGGTAAGAACTTCTCATTACCCAAACGATCCTTATTTCTATGAATTATGTGATACTTATGGAATTTATGTGGTAGATGAAGCTAATATAGAATCGCATGGGATGGGATACGATCCAACAAAGACTTTAGCTAATAATCCAGATTGGGAAATTGCTCATTTACAACGATTGGAAAGAATGGTTGAACGAGATAAAAATCATCCTTCCATAATTATTTGGAGTATGGGTAATGAAGCAGGCAATGGATATAATTTTTATCGTGGATTTTTATGGATGAAAAACAGAGATTCTTCAAGACCCACCCAATATGAAAGGGCTAATTTGGGTTGGGATGCAAATGTAAGATTTGATTGGGATTCTGATATTATTAATCCGATGTATTCCTCACCTGGAGGTATGGATAAGTACATTAATAAGGAGCATGATTCCACACGACCATATATCATGTGTGAGTATGCACATGCTATGGGTAATTCTTTAGGGAATTATAAGGACTATTGGGATGTTTTTAGAGAACATGAAAACTTTCAAGGTGGTTTTATTTGGGATATGATAGACCAATCCATTTATAAGGAAAAAGAAGATGGTACTACTATTTTTGCTTATGGTGGCGATTTTGGCCCAAAAGATGTACCAAGTGACAATAATTTTTTGAATAATGGTGTGTTTTCTCCAGATAGAAAACCAAATCCGCATGCCTTCGAAGCTAAATTTGTACATCAAGATATATTAACTTCTTGGACAGATGAAACTAAAAGTGAAATTTCTATTTTTAATGAATTCTTTTTTAAAGATTTAAAAAATGTTGAATTATATTGGCATTTAATTGTAGATGGTAAAGTTACAAAAGAAGGTGTTGTTACCAACTTAGAGGTGCTTCCTCAAGATACAAAAAACATTAAACTTCCTTTTCAAATGCCCCAATCAAAATATAAAGAGGCTTTTGTAAATATTTCTTATCGTTTAAAGAATGCAGAACCTTTTCTTCCAAAAGGACACATTATCGCGAAAGAGCAATTGGCTTTTAATAAAAGTAATCTGGAGCCATTAGAAATTGTAGGAAGCGAGAAATTTAAAGTTCTGAAAACAAATGATAACATTACTTTTAGTAGTGGAGATGTGGTATTTACTTTTGATAAATCATCTGGTTTATTAAGCAACTATCAATATAAAAATAATAACATTTTAGTAGAAGGTGCATTACTTAAACCAAACTTTTGGAGAGCACCCATTGACAATGATTATGGTGCAGGATTACAAAACAAATTGAAAGTTTGGAAAGAGCCTTTAGTGGATTTAGAACCTAAAATTTTTAAAGTTGAAAATAAAAAAGACCATACGGTTTCAGTACAAGTTATGTATAGATTAGATGCTGTATTTTCTGATTTAGAAATTAATTATACATTGAATAGTTTAGGTGAGTTAATGGTCAAGCAGAATTTGAGTATTGATGAAAAGGGAGAAACCCCTATGCTTTTCCGTTATGGTTTAATAATGCAATTACCTAAAACTTTTGAAAACATTATTTATTACGGTAGGGGGCCGATGGAAAATTATAGTGATAGAAACTATAGCACTGATGTTGGTATATATGATCAAACGGTAACCGATCAATATTATCCGTATATAAGACCGCAAGAAACTGGAAATAAAACAGATGTAAGATGGTATAAGCTATCTAATAATAAAGTTAATTTAACCATTACATCTGATAATTTATTTAATGCAACGGCAATGCATTATACACAAGAACAATTGGATGATGGTGATAAAAAGGACCAGAGACATGCCTCTGAAATTTTTGAAAGTGATATAACCGAGTTGAAAATTGACCTTAAACAAATGGGACTAGGTAGTATAGATAGCTGGGGAAGTATACCTTTAGAAAAATACAGATTAACTGATAAGAATTATTCATTTCAATTTAAAATAACACCTTCATCAAAATAA
- a CDS encoding sodium:solute symporter family protein, translating into MDIIDISIIIAYVLLTLFVGIWVSKKASKGLESYFLGGNNIKWYFLGLSNGSGMFDVSGTAWMVGILFLYGVKSFMFMWLWPIWNQIFVMMFLAVWIRRSNIMTGSEWILTRFGDDKPGRASHLIVAIFAVVAAVGFIAYFFEGVGKFMTVILPWDMSLQFGDTVLFNSEQSYALMIIILTTIYTIKGGMFSVVATEVLQYGIMVIAGILVAGYAFFAFSDVEISNVITDEWRNVFFNWELDTQWGAQFQKFNDLIDTEGYKMFGALIGMSLFKGFFASIAGPVPSFDMQRILSTKSVKEAAYMSGFTNLILFIPRYLLIAGIVVIALVVLAPEMAANPNLTGVDLEVILPKVINFHVPVGIKGLLLAGLLAAFMSTFSAFVNAGPAYIVNDIYKKYFRPEATPKHYIKASHIASFAVVGLGVFMGFFADSINSLTLWITSALFGGYVAANFLKWIWWRFNGWGYFWGMLSGLIVASFQFFMDQNKDNFSEGSILYELSHVHAIYLFPIIFGVSLLGSFLGTFLSKPTEMKVLKAFYKNVRPWGWWKPVLTELKKDDETIEKNNHFSLDMLNVLIGIIWQSSMIVLPIYFMIRDYQNTLIALVIFVITSIILKYTWLDKVRKIKD; encoded by the coding sequence ATGGATATAATTGATATAAGTATTATAATTGCCTATGTCTTACTAACATTATTTGTTGGTATTTGGGTTTCTAAAAAGGCCTCAAAAGGACTAGAATCTTATTTTTTAGGAGGAAATAATATCAAATGGTATTTTCTTGGATTAAGTAATGGTTCGGGAATGTTTGATGTTTCTGGTACAGCATGGATGGTGGGTATTTTATTTCTTTATGGAGTAAAAAGCTTTATGTTTATGTGGCTTTGGCCTATATGGAATCAGATTTTTGTAATGATGTTTCTTGCCGTTTGGATTAGACGGTCTAATATTATGACTGGTTCTGAATGGATATTAACCAGGTTTGGAGATGATAAGCCTGGTAGAGCATCTCATCTAATAGTGGCCATCTTTGCCGTTGTTGCTGCCGTAGGTTTTATAGCCTATTTCTTTGAAGGTGTTGGTAAATTCATGACGGTTATTTTACCTTGGGATATGTCCTTGCAATTTGGTGATACTGTTTTATTTAATTCTGAGCAATCCTATGCTTTAATGATAATTATCCTAACGACAATTTACACGATAAAAGGAGGAATGTTTTCCGTTGTTGCAACTGAAGTGTTACAGTATGGAATTATGGTAATTGCTGGAATATTGGTGGCAGGATATGCATTTTTTGCTTTTAGTGATGTTGAAATTTCTAATGTGATTACTGATGAGTGGAGGAATGTGTTTTTTAATTGGGAACTTGATACCCAATGGGGTGCACAATTTCAGAAGTTTAATGATTTAATTGATACTGAAGGTTATAAAATGTTTGGTGCTTTAATAGGTATGAGTCTTTTTAAAGGGTTCTTTGCAAGTATTGCCGGTCCTGTGCCTAGTTTTGATATGCAACGAATACTTTCTACGAAATCAGTTAAAGAAGCGGCTTACATGAGCGGTTTTACAAATTTAATTCTATTTATACCGAGATATTTGTTAATTGCAGGAATTGTTGTTATAGCTCTAGTTGTGTTAGCCCCAGAGATGGCTGCCAATCCAAACCTAACTGGTGTAGATTTAGAGGTGATACTTCCTAAAGTTATCAATTTCCATGTGCCTGTCGGAATAAAAGGATTGTTATTAGCAGGATTGTTAGCGGCATTTATGTCTACCTTTTCAGCATTTGTTAATGCAGGTCCAGCCTATATCGTAAATGATATTTATAAAAAATATTTTAGACCCGAGGCAACGCCTAAACATTATATAAAAGCTAGTCATATAGCTTCTTTCGCAGTAGTTGGTTTGGGTGTTTTTATGGGCTTTTTTGCTGATTCTATCAATTCCTTAACCTTGTGGATTACAAGTGCCTTATTTGGGGGTTATGTAGCTGCTAATTTTTTAAAATGGATTTGGTGGCGATTTAATGGTTGGGGGTATTTCTGGGGAATGTTGTCTGGTTTAATCGTGGCGAGTTTTCAGTTTTTTATGGATCAAAACAAGGATAATTTTTCAGAAGGTTCAATTTTATACGAATTATCGCATGTTCATGCTATTTATTTATTTCCAATAATATTTGGTGTTTCCTTGCTAGGGTCATTCTTAGGTACTTTTTTAAGTAAACCAACAGAAATGAAAGTGTTGAAAGCATTTTATAAAAATGTGCGACCTTGGGGATGGTGGAAACCGGTATTAACTGAATTGAAAAAGGATGATGAAACTATAGAAAAGAATAATCATTTTAGCTTAGATATGCTGAATGTTCTAATTGGTATTATCTGGCAATCGAGTATGATTGTTTTACCAATTTATTTTATGATAAGAGATTATCAAAATACTTTAATAGCTTTAGTCATATTTGTGATTACTTCTATAATATTAAAATATACTTGGTTAGATAAAGTAAGGAAAATAAAAGATTAA